In one window of Helianthus annuus cultivar XRQ/B chromosome 17, HanXRQr2.0-SUNRISE, whole genome shotgun sequence DNA:
- the LOC110924104 gene encoding uncharacterized protein LOC110924104, which produces MDDMFLNPFSDMYAFTGSSGNNDSTSNNTNENQPKEKKKEAWESESEFGTFNRPPKLMAIEDYSRWATKFEDWLMAFAFPSWKSMKTGYADGKKNGESLRSVEEIDNFVAEQKCVALLFQSVREDIISLIDYSNAKDLWNKLKAKCIGSEEIVKNKRKLLRKEFDLFGCLKNESVCKMIERFGHLKLELVRHKINFSYEELVDKLFDSLPDEVDWRYYALMLKNTIAPKDLTPDLVIEKLESHELELKKAYKVNHSSYQQNLDLYYLKSLMSKATSPKTAFSAENVSSTNKESQSSSSSGSHSGYHSGSTSSANRSDAKFSCNIAIDLKNAQNFDEESAKKHMVFLASVLESYEGLVARKIGNTNLTKEDYDQIDPEEMELIDIRWAMASAVRRAQRFMEITGRKSIGGPSTKLGFDKSKVTCFKCK; this is translated from the coding sequence ATGGATGATATGTTCTTGAATCcattcagcgacatgtacgcattcacaggaagttcaggaaacaacgatTCGACATCAAACAATACGAACGAAAATcaaccaaaagagaaaaagaaagaagcttgggagtccgaaagtgaatttggaacatttaacagacctcctaagttgatggctatagaagattacagcaggtgggcaacaaagtttgaagattggttgatggcattcgccTTTCCCAGTTGGAAGAGTATGAAAACTGGTTATGCTGATGGAAAGAAAAATGGCGAATCACTGAGATCAGTTGAAGAAATTGATAATTTTGTGGCTGAACAAAAGTGTGTAGCATTGCTATTCCAATCTGTCCGAGAAGACATCATTTCTTTGATCGATTACTCAAATGCAAAAGATTTGTGGAATAAACTTAAAGCAAAATGTATAGGAAGCgaggaaattgtgaaaaacaaacgaaagcttcttagaaaagaatttgatctttttggatgtctaaaaaatgaatcggtttgtaaaatgatagaaaggttcggtcattTGAAGCTGGAATTAGTAAGACATAAAATCAATTTTTCGtatgaagaactagttgacaaattgttcgattcattaccagatgaggttgattggagatattatgcgcttatgttgaagaacactattgctcctaaagatttgactccagatttggtgattgagaaacttgaaagtcatgagctagagttgaagaaagcatacaaagttaatcactcatcctatcagcagaatCTGGATCTGTATTATCTAAAAAGCTTGATgtcgaaagctacttctccgaagacggcattttctgctgagaatgtttcttcaacaaacaaagaaagtcaaagcagttcaagcagcggaagccacagtggttatcacagtggatctacgtcttctgcaaatcgttctgatgcgaagttttcttgcaacattgcaatcgatttgaagaatgcacagaaCTTTGACGAAGAATCGGCCAAGAAACATATGGTTTTTCTAGCGTCTGTTTTGGAGTCCTATGAAGGTCTGGTAGCCAGAAAGATCGGAAATACAAatctgaccaaagaagactacgatcagatagatcccgaggaaatggagcttattgacattcgttgggcaatggcaagtgctgttcgacgtgcgcaacgttttatggaaattaccgggaggaaatCAATTGGTGGTCCGTCGACAAAGcttgggttcgataagtcaaaagtGACGTGTTTTAAATGCAAATAA
- the LOC110924103 gene encoding uncharacterized protein LOC110924103 codes for MHTYWERFKKLCARCPQHGITDHQLLQYFCEGLAPLERRLINASSGGALIDKTPAQIRALITSIAEDTKHSAQEDEWYTDVPRAVKEVSTPHIETQLAELTKAVTQLTKDKSAEPQAQACGICLQYGHPTDMCPTLQDDVEQAQALGGYPGQNSRQYEQPRGNQNWGLPNMSYQQRSPQYQQHPAFQGNQQPQNFQPRQQQPAQQQTGSSGMSLEDIVKSLATSTHTLQQETKASIKNLEQQMAQLASSVSKLESQGKLHAQTENNLKHNVCAITLRSGKSYDGLSMQDEEEIVVEKKDQDKEKVQEPVQSEMKFTPIAPFPSRLRSTKKEREEQEIMETFRKVEVNIPLLDAIKQVPRYAKFLKELCTSKKKLKGNETVKVSENISAVLQKRLPPKCKDPGVFTVPCKLGNITVPRAMLDLGASINVLPYSIFKTLNVGPLKRTGVVIQLADRSIVRPKGVLEDILVQVNELVFPANFYVLDMEGDEAPNSSSILLGRPFLETARTKIDVYSGTLSMEFDGEVINFNIDDALRYPSDVSSLNYIDVIEPLNNECFELSNHDVQALVSNRSIDEATTKELTEKFKLGEDLMDVTILMDPQKKAKERASKFKSPSVIQKLLPCIEQAPD; via the coding sequence ATGCACACTTATTGGGAAAGATTTAAAAAGTTATGTGCTCGTTGCCCACAACATGGCATAACCGATCACCAACTCCTTCAATACTTTTGTGAAGGATTAGCACCATTGGAGAGGCGTTTGATTAATGCCTCAAGTGGAGGAGCTTTAATTGATAAAACACCTGCTCAAATTAGAGCCTTGATTACCTCCATTGCTGAAGACACCAAGCACTCAGCACAAGAAGATGAGTGGTACACGGATGTTCCACGAGCAGTTAAGGAAGTGAGCACTCCTCACATCGAAACCCAGCTAGCCGAGTTAACCAAAGCAGTCACGCAACTTACCAAGGACAAGAGTGCTGAGCCACAAGCCCAAGCTTGTGGAATTTGTCTACAATATGGACACCCCACTGATATGTGTCCCACACTACAAGATGATGTTGAACAAGCACAAGCACTTGGGGGTTATCCGGGGCAAAATTCAAGACAATATGAACAACCCCGAGGCAATCAGAATTGGGGACTTCCTAACATGAGTTATCAGCAAAGATCCCCACAATATCAGCAACACCCGGCCTTCCAAGGTAATCAACAACCACAAAACTTTCAGCCTCGACAACAGCAACCCGCCCAACAACAAACGGGCAGCTCGGGAATGTCTTTGGAAGATATTGTGAAAAGTTTGGCAACCAGCACGCATACGCTTCAACAAGAGACAAAAGCTAGCATCAAGAACTTGGAACAACAAATGGCTCAACTTGCTAGCTCGGTGAGTAAATTAGAGTCTCAAGGTAAACTACATGCACAAACCGAGAATAACCTAAAGCACAACGTGTGTGCCATTACCTTGAGGAGTGGAAAGAGCTATGATGGTCTGAGTATGCAAGACGAAGAGGAaattgttgttgagaagaaggaCCAAGATAAGGAAAAAGTACAAGAACCAGTTCAAAGTGAAATGAAATTTACTCCTATAGCTCCATTCCCCTCAAGGCTACGAAGCACAAAGAAGGAAAGGGAAGAGCAAGAAATCATGGAGACATTCAGGAAGGTAGAGGTAAATATTCCACTCCTTGATGCCATTAAACAAGTCCCACGGTATGCGAAGTTCCTCAAAGAACTTTGTACATCAAAGAAAAAGCTTAAAGGTAATGAAACCGTCAAGGTAAGTGAAAATATTTCTGCAGTGTTACAAAAGAGACTACCTCCAAAGTGCAAGGATCCAGGTGTTTTCACCGTTCCTTGTAAATTGGGGAATATCACTGTGCCTAGAGCTATGTTGGACCTTGGAGCCTCTATTAACGTCCTACCATATTCTATTTTCAAAACACTTAATGTAGGACCGTTAAAAAGGACTGGGGTAGTCATTCAATTGGCCGATCGATCCATAGTACGCCCAAAAGGTGTATTAGAAGATATATTGGTTCAAGTGAATGAATTAGTCTTTCCAGCTAATTTTTATGTGCTAGACATGGAGGGTGATGAAGCCCCAAATTCAAGTTCCATATTATTAGGGAGGCCATTTTTGGAAACCGCAAGAACAAAAATCGATGTTTATAGCGGCACCCTTTCTATGGAATTTGATGGGGAGGTAATCAATTTCAACATAGATGATGCTTTGCGTTATCCAAGTGATGTCTCGTCTTTGAATTATATAGATGTCATTGAACCACTAAATAATGAATGTTTTGAGTTGTCTAACCATGATGTTCAAGCATTAGTGTCAAACAGAAGTATTGATGAAGCAACGACAAAAGAACTTACTGAAAAGTTCAAGCTTGGGGAGGATCTAATGGATGTCACGATCCTCATGGACCCGCAGAAGAAAGCAAAGGAAAGAGCATCAAAATTTAAATCACCAAGTGTTATCCAAAAGCTTCTTCCGTGTATTGAGCAAGCACCAGATTAA